The following are encoded in a window of Nibricoccus aquaticus genomic DNA:
- a CDS encoding protein-glutamate methylesterase/protein-glutamine glutaminase translates to MPPKLRVLIVDDAVVMRRLLTEALKRDPRIEVVGTAPNGRIALQKIPQVNPDLVTLDMEMPDLDGLSTLRELRRTHPKLPVIMFSALTQRGAVSTLDALAAGADDYVTKPVESSDLAACIAQLEAELLPKIHAHCRALTTRVQPAPPTANARTTPPFAGHPRSFDLLCIGTSTGGPNALAELFQKLTAPLPVPVAIVQHMPPMFTKLLADRLNNIPGHLRCHEAADAEPMLPGHAYLAPGGRHLAIKRQLDGTFVTQLTDTPPENSCRPAVDVLFRTAAETNAHILAVVMTGMGSDGLHGARLIAARGGRILVQDEASSVVWGMPGAIAQAGLANTVKPIPELAFEIVRRLGSPHLAPA, encoded by the coding sequence GTGCCGCCCAAACTCCGCGTCCTCATCGTGGACGACGCCGTCGTCATGCGCCGCCTCCTCACCGAGGCGCTCAAACGCGACCCGCGTATCGAAGTCGTGGGCACCGCTCCCAACGGACGCATCGCCCTGCAAAAAATCCCGCAGGTCAATCCCGACCTCGTCACGCTCGATATGGAGATGCCCGACCTCGACGGCCTCTCCACGCTCCGCGAACTCCGCCGCACCCACCCGAAGCTCCCCGTCATCATGTTCTCCGCGCTCACCCAGCGCGGAGCCGTCTCCACCCTCGATGCCCTCGCCGCCGGTGCCGACGACTACGTGACCAAGCCCGTCGAATCCTCCGACCTCGCCGCCTGCATCGCCCAGCTCGAAGCCGAGTTGCTTCCGAAAATCCACGCCCACTGCCGCGCCCTCACCACGCGCGTGCAACCCGCTCCGCCCACCGCCAACGCGCGCACCACGCCGCCTTTCGCCGGCCATCCCCGCTCCTTCGATCTCCTTTGCATCGGCACCTCCACCGGCGGCCCCAACGCTCTCGCCGAGCTCTTCCAGAAACTCACCGCCCCGCTCCCCGTGCCCGTCGCCATCGTGCAGCACATGCCGCCGATGTTCACCAAGCTCCTCGCCGACCGCCTCAACAACATCCCCGGCCACCTCCGCTGCCACGAAGCCGCCGACGCCGAGCCCATGCTCCCCGGCCACGCCTACCTCGCGCCCGGCGGCCGCCACCTCGCGATCAAACGCCAGCTCGACGGTACCTTCGTCACTCAACTCACCGACACCCCGCCCGAAAATTCCTGCCGCCCCGCCGTCGATGTCCTCTTCCGCACCGCCGCAGAAACCAACGCCCACATCCTCGCCGTTGTCATGACCGGCATGGGCAGCGACGGCCTCCACGGCGCCCGCCTCATCGCCGCCCGCGGCGGCCGCATCCTCGTTCAAGACGAGGCCTCCTCCGTCGTCTGGGGCATGCCCGGCGCCATCGCCCAGGCCGGCCTCGCCAACACCGTGAAACCCATCCCCGAGCTCGCCTTCGAGATCGTCCGCCGCCTCGGCTCCCCGCACCTCGCACCCGCATGA
- a CDS encoding CheR family methyltransferase codes for MISSPPIAVPLAPENFTYVCELLAREAAIVIEPGKEYLVETRLGTLASRRNFSCANALVAQLRTTPGFLTPLHREAIDALTTNETLFFRDGAPFDALRDHIIPQFRLNNPGRPFSLWSAASSTGQEAYSVAMLLAEHFPGLPTTLVGTDLCAAVVARARTGLYQQTEVSRGLPPSLLSKYFQPVKDGWQLVEDVRRRADFIELNLAKPWPILPRFHVVMLRNVMIYFDLETRRRILNQVKQVLEPGGYLCLGGAETTINLDPAFEPVPFGRATFYRVV; via the coding sequence ATGATTTCCTCGCCCCCCATCGCGGTGCCGCTCGCCCCGGAAAATTTCACCTACGTCTGCGAACTGCTCGCGCGCGAGGCCGCCATCGTTATCGAACCCGGCAAGGAATACCTCGTCGAAACCCGCCTCGGCACCCTCGCCTCCCGCCGCAATTTCTCCTGCGCCAACGCCCTCGTGGCCCAACTCCGCACCACTCCAGGATTTCTCACACCACTCCACCGCGAGGCGATCGATGCCCTCACCACCAACGAAACCCTGTTCTTCCGCGACGGTGCTCCTTTCGATGCGCTCCGCGATCACATCATCCCTCAATTCCGCCTAAACAATCCCGGCCGCCCCTTCTCTCTCTGGTCCGCAGCCAGCTCCACCGGTCAGGAAGCCTACAGCGTAGCCATGCTGCTTGCCGAGCACTTCCCCGGTCTCCCCACCACACTGGTCGGTACCGATCTTTGCGCTGCTGTCGTCGCCCGCGCTCGCACCGGACTCTATCAACAGACTGAAGTCTCTCGCGGGCTTCCTCCCTCACTTCTTTCCAAATACTTCCAGCCCGTGAAAGACGGATGGCAACTGGTCGAGGATGTCCGCCGGCGGGCTGACTTCATCGAACTCAATCTCGCCAAACCCTGGCCAATCCTCCCCCGCTTCCACGTCGTGATGCTCCGCAACGTCATGATCTATTTCGACCTCGAAACCCGCCGCCGCATCTTGAATCAGGTGAAACAAGTCCTCGAGCCCGGCGGCTACCTCTGCCTCGGCGGCGCCGAAACCACCATCAACCTCGACCCCGCCTTCGAACCCGTCCCCTTCGGCCGCGCCACCTTCTACCGCGTCGTATGA
- the ffh gene encoding signal recognition particle protein codes for MFESLTEKLGNALRNLRGVGKLTEENMAEALKEVRTALLSADVHFKVVREFVDRVQEKCVGQEVLKGVSPGQQIVKIINDELVRLLGEGTTDLSGARPLKILMVGLHGSGKTTSTAKLGKLLKKRGYRPFVAACDIYRPAAIDQLEILAKQEELGFYADRASKDVPAIGTAALAAAKEATADAILFDTAGRLQIDHDLIEEVKKLRERIQPDEVFLVADGALGQEAVNVAKAFNDALQLTGLILTKMDGDARGGAALSIKTITGVPIKFVGTGEKTADFDTFYPDRLASRILGMGDVVSLVERAQENIDQKEAEKMAEKLRKADFNLEDFLAQMQQIKKMGSMQSIIGMMPGMSGMQLPEGADKQMARTEAIIKSMTIQERRKPELLNGSRRKRIADGSGVKIVEVNQLMKQFTQMQQMMKMFKGSGAKKMMRQMEAMKNQGGFPR; via the coding sequence ATGTTCGAATCGCTCACCGAAAAACTCGGCAACGCCCTCCGCAACCTCCGTGGCGTCGGCAAACTCACGGAAGAAAACATGGCCGAGGCCCTCAAAGAGGTCCGCACCGCCCTCCTCAGCGCCGACGTCCATTTCAAGGTCGTCCGCGAATTCGTCGACCGCGTCCAAGAAAAATGCGTCGGCCAGGAAGTCCTCAAAGGCGTTTCGCCCGGCCAGCAGATCGTCAAAATCATCAACGACGAACTCGTCCGCCTCCTCGGCGAAGGCACCACCGATCTCTCCGGCGCCCGCCCGCTCAAGATCCTGATGGTCGGCCTCCACGGCTCCGGCAAAACCACCTCGACTGCCAAGCTCGGCAAACTCCTCAAAAAACGCGGCTACCGCCCCTTCGTCGCCGCGTGCGACATCTACCGCCCCGCCGCCATCGACCAGCTCGAAATCCTCGCGAAGCAGGAAGAGCTCGGCTTCTACGCCGACCGCGCGTCCAAAGACGTCCCCGCCATCGGCACCGCCGCGCTCGCCGCCGCCAAAGAAGCCACCGCCGACGCCATCCTCTTCGACACCGCCGGCCGCCTCCAGATCGACCACGACCTCATCGAGGAAGTGAAAAAACTCCGCGAGCGCATCCAACCCGACGAAGTCTTCCTCGTCGCCGACGGCGCCCTCGGCCAGGAAGCCGTCAACGTCGCCAAAGCCTTCAACGACGCGCTCCAGCTCACCGGCCTCATCCTCACCAAGATGGATGGCGACGCCCGCGGCGGCGCTGCGCTCTCCATCAAGACGATCACCGGCGTCCCGATTAAATTCGTCGGCACGGGCGAAAAGACCGCCGACTTCGACACCTTCTATCCTGACCGCCTGGCCTCCCGCATCCTCGGCATGGGCGACGTCGTTTCCCTCGTCGAACGCGCTCAGGAAAACATCGATCAGAAGGAAGCCGAGAAGATGGCGGAAAAACTCCGCAAGGCCGACTTCAACCTCGAAGACTTCCTCGCGCAGATGCAGCAGATTAAAAAAATGGGCTCCATGCAGAGCATCATCGGCATGATGCCCGGCATGAGCGGCATGCAGTTACCTGAAGGCGCCGACAAACAAATGGCCCGCACCGAAGCCATCATCAAATCGATGACGATCCAGGAACGCCGCAAACCCGAGCTCCTCAACGGCAGCCGCCGCAAACGCATCGCCGACGGCTCCGGCGTGAAGATCGTCGAAGTGAATCAGCTCATGAAGCAGTTCACGCAAATGCAGCAGATGATGAAGATGTTCAAAGGCAGCGGCGCGAAAAAGATGATGCGCCAGATGGAAGCCATGAAAAACCAAGGCGGCTTCCCCCGGTAG
- a CDS encoding integron integrase yields MRAKEYIEAYEKQENCRLEKVREALRWFFRAAQTRETSEKVGAADRVESSPTRRVQVDAIGRGKAGGPPALPARSGIAPKAGEDLGGADWERDLIVALRRKGVLWRTEQTYRMWAARFSSQLDGHSPYAATGDDVAAFLTGLAVERRASPSTQKQALNALVFFLQEGLKRDLGQFDFKRARTRQTVPTVLTRAECQRVFDQLNDTPRLMAELMYGAGLRLMELLRLRIHHLDLERSQLKVYAGKGNKDRVTVLPESLSERLGGHLRRLELLFEKDRKAKVPGVWLPEGLARKYSKAGVSWTWQWLFPSRELMRTPETGVYRRHHVQEGTFQNAVRKAGVDAGLTKRVTPHVLRHSFATHLLEGGTDIRTVQELLGHQSVETTQLYLHVMKKPGIGVRSPLDAG; encoded by the coding sequence ATGCGTGCGAAGGAGTATATCGAGGCTTACGAGAAACAAGAAAATTGCCGTCTCGAAAAGGTGCGGGAGGCGCTGCGGTGGTTTTTCCGCGCAGCGCAGACGCGGGAGACGTCGGAGAAGGTGGGCGCAGCGGACCGCGTAGAATCTTCGCCTACGCGACGGGTGCAGGTGGACGCGATTGGTCGCGGAAAAGCCGGCGGGCCGCCGGCGCTCCCGGCACGGAGTGGAATCGCTCCTAAAGCGGGAGAGGATTTGGGCGGTGCGGATTGGGAGCGCGATTTGATCGTGGCGTTGCGTAGGAAGGGCGTGCTTTGGCGGACGGAGCAGACGTACCGGATGTGGGCGGCAAGGTTTAGTTCACAGTTGGATGGGCATTCTCCGTATGCGGCGACGGGCGATGATGTGGCCGCGTTTTTGACCGGGCTGGCGGTCGAACGGCGGGCGAGTCCGTCCACTCAGAAACAGGCGCTCAACGCGCTGGTTTTCTTTTTGCAGGAGGGGCTGAAGCGAGATCTGGGGCAGTTCGATTTCAAGCGGGCGCGCACCCGGCAGACGGTGCCCACGGTGTTGACCCGGGCGGAGTGCCAGAGGGTTTTTGACCAGCTAAACGATACGCCGAGGCTGATGGCGGAGCTGATGTACGGGGCCGGATTACGACTGATGGAGCTGTTGCGGCTGCGTATTCATCACCTGGATCTGGAGCGAAGCCAGTTGAAGGTTTACGCGGGCAAGGGAAACAAGGACCGGGTGACGGTGCTGCCTGAGTCGTTGAGCGAAAGGCTGGGCGGGCATTTGCGCAGGCTGGAGTTGCTATTTGAGAAAGACCGAAAGGCGAAGGTGCCGGGTGTGTGGCTGCCGGAGGGGCTGGCTCGGAAGTATTCCAAGGCGGGAGTATCGTGGACGTGGCAGTGGTTGTTTCCGTCAAGGGAGCTGATGCGCACACCGGAGACGGGTGTGTACCGGAGGCATCATGTGCAGGAGGGAACGTTTCAGAACGCGGTGCGCAAGGCGGGGGTAGATGCAGGGCTGACGAAGCGGGTGACGCCGCATGTGCTGCGGCATAGTTTTGCGACGCATCTGCTGGAGGGTGGGACGGACATACGGACGGTGCAGGAGCTGCTTGGTCACCAGAGTGTGGAGACGACGCAGCTTTACCTGCATGTGATGAAGAAGCCGGGGATCGGGGTGAGGAGTCCGCTGGATGCGGGGTGA
- a CDS encoding SMI1/KNR4 family protein, with protein MEKYSSLVAKIGRKTRGKFGPASTYRITQLKKLKFPSDVIEFYRRYEPVDIVEGCVRLLPIKMIVAENKDLIPGCYASRRGFVAFASTFAGDAYCFDAGSKSNPSRIVLLSHDEVGPRMARKTLLRIAVPVATELSEFLQLFLDDALDQPPPGEGLED; from the coding sequence ATGGAAAAATATAGCTCACTCGTCGCTAAAATCGGTAGGAAAACTCGAGGTAAATTTGGGCCAGCCTCCACGTACCGAATCACGCAGCTCAAGAAGCTAAAGTTCCCAAGTGATGTTATTGAGTTTTATCGTCGATACGAGCCGGTGGACATAGTCGAAGGCTGCGTACGCTTGCTTCCTATCAAGATGATCGTCGCCGAAAACAAGGACTTGATTCCTGGATGCTATGCGTCTCGTAGAGGGTTTGTTGCTTTCGCTTCGACGTTTGCTGGAGACGCGTACTGCTTCGATGCGGGCTCCAAGAGTAACCCTAGCCGGATTGTTTTGTTATCCCACGATGAGGTAGGCCCGCGAATGGCGCGGAAGACTTTGCTTAGGATCGCGGTGCCAGTGGCCACGGAATTGTCAGAGTTCTTGCAGTTGTTCTTAGATGATGCGCTGGATCAGCCGCCCCCAGGTGAAGGGCTCGAAGACTAG
- a CDS encoding DUF4240 domain-containing protein, which translates to MTLDEFWTLIEQTKDASADIDERTEVLRAKLSRLSTEDVAAFDRRFTETLDRAYSHDLWGAAYIIQGGCSDDAFWDFRSVLISMGKDAFERAIRDPDSLASLSAEDLDELYAEGFQYVAGSIYEERTGVLLERSHPHPPKPVGEKRSDDPDELRKRWPKLFAKHWEE; encoded by the coding sequence ATGACCCTAGACGAGTTTTGGACCCTAATAGAACAAACCAAGGATGCCTCCGCTGATATCGACGAGCGCACTGAAGTTCTGCGCGCGAAACTATCGCGACTATCCACGGAAGACGTCGCGGCCTTTGATCGGCGTTTCACGGAAACCTTAGATCGAGCGTATTCGCACGATTTGTGGGGAGCCGCCTACATCATCCAAGGCGGTTGCAGCGATGACGCCTTCTGGGACTTCAGAAGCGTTTTGATATCCATGGGAAAGGATGCGTTTGAGCGGGCCATCCGCGATCCCGACAGCTTAGCGAGCTTATCAGCCGAGGACCTCGATGAGCTTTATGCCGAGGGATTCCAGTATGTAGCAGGAAGCATCTATGAAGAGCGGACGGGCGTGCTCCTCGAGCGATCGCATCCTCATCCGCCAAAGCCCGTCGGAGAGAAGCGCAGCGATGATCCCGACGAGTTACGGAAGCGCTGGCCCAAATTGTTTGCGAAGCACTGGGAAGAATGA
- a CDS encoding DUF2185 domain-containing protein codes for MIVGQKTMAEKRYKLAKEQIKPLAVGHGACIASDHIVVDGKKVGFMYRESPSNTVDSGWRFFSGEEDQAYVDQPEHLAFYDINTVANYDPAIILHLGAAIGTQLGRVEGTDRFVQEKFTPPEE; via the coding sequence GTGATCGTTGGGCAGAAGACCATGGCGGAAAAGCGATACAAGTTGGCGAAGGAGCAAATCAAGCCGTTGGCCGTCGGCCACGGTGCTTGCATTGCAAGCGATCACATCGTCGTCGACGGCAAGAAAGTTGGTTTCATGTATCGCGAGTCTCCGTCGAATACGGTCGATAGCGGATGGCGCTTCTTTTCAGGCGAAGAAGACCAAGCATACGTCGATCAGCCGGAGCACCTCGCTTTCTACGACATCAATACGGTCGCGAACTATGATCCCGCGATAATCCTGCATCTCGGCGCCGCTATCGGCACGCAGTTAGGCCGTGTAGAGGGCACCGATAGATTCGTTCAGGAGAAATTTACGCCTCCCGAAGAATGA
- a CDS encoding response regulator, translating into MAKILIADDSTVCRTVLSILLTNQGHEVKQARDGKEAIGYLEREGFDIILLDHEMPHASGMEVLRLVRDHSEIPVIIVSGTVTPELSQEYAALRAGGIYAKPVNPITLRDGIAALLSPVAAEVVVEKTDKERAFDKEIARVKDFPATLTLLGSRKTPFAAVIKRIVGDAPQVEIVLPESGGADLLDDVPHDRVIVIPSAADLSDAAQLVLKDYVSKPRARVILCVTSSIELLEDLGFSQTLLMRFGTRCLEIPEDVKG; encoded by the coding sequence ATGGCCAAGATTTTGATCGCTGACGATTCCACCGTATGCCGGACCGTGCTGTCCATTTTGCTGACGAACCAGGGGCACGAGGTGAAGCAGGCGCGCGATGGGAAGGAGGCGATCGGTTATCTGGAGCGCGAGGGGTTCGATATTATTTTGCTCGATCACGAGATGCCGCACGCGAGCGGGATGGAAGTGTTGCGGCTGGTGCGGGATCACTCGGAGATCCCGGTGATCATCGTGTCGGGGACGGTGACGCCGGAGTTGTCGCAGGAGTACGCGGCGCTGAGGGCGGGGGGGATTTATGCGAAGCCGGTGAACCCGATAACGCTGCGGGATGGGATCGCGGCGTTGTTGTCGCCGGTGGCCGCGGAGGTGGTCGTGGAGAAGACGGACAAGGAGCGGGCGTTCGATAAAGAGATCGCGCGCGTGAAGGATTTTCCGGCGACGCTGACGCTGCTGGGGAGCCGGAAGACGCCGTTTGCGGCGGTTATCAAGCGGATCGTGGGCGATGCGCCGCAGGTCGAGATCGTGCTGCCGGAGTCGGGCGGGGCGGATCTACTCGACGATGTGCCGCATGACCGGGTGATTGTGATTCCGTCGGCGGCGGATTTGTCGGATGCGGCGCAGCTGGTCTTGAAAGACTATGTATCGAAGCCGCGGGCACGGGTGATTTTGTGCGTCACGTCGTCGATCGAGTTGCTGGAGGATCTGGGGTTCAGCCAGACGTTGCTCATGCGGTTCGGGACGCGGTGCCTGGAGATTCCGGAGGATGTGAAGGGGTGA
- a CDS encoding EI24 domain-containing protein, with product MRTPPSPVSSIREAFTCALLGLRDGFTFRMIAFSLGLWAGALALWAILLVFAWTPIKTAAAFLTAWSLLGLFRLFPNWLPASAQEKITGVPLADGAAALLGNVTFGTATWIMLVLLILVAVYATVRIAVEFLLMPVIRQAVEKHYPPFPPRPPYSLLSSVTNVAKTGALAVLLGLPFLLIPVANVVLLFVLFGYLNIRTLVNEALDGLATRDEQRLLIRRARLRMIFLGTLLAAAPAIPILGLMTPAWIGAATCHLFLRELARLRAGSAPPVTATLK from the coding sequence ATGCGCACCCCGCCGTCCCCCGTCTCCTCCATCCGAGAAGCCTTCACCTGCGCCCTCCTCGGCCTGCGCGACGGCTTCACGTTTCGCATGATCGCCTTCTCCCTCGGTCTCTGGGCCGGTGCGCTCGCCCTCTGGGCCATCCTGCTCGTCTTCGCCTGGACCCCGATAAAAACCGCCGCCGCCTTCCTCACCGCCTGGTCGCTCCTCGGCCTTTTCCGCCTCTTCCCCAACTGGCTGCCCGCCTCCGCCCAGGAAAAAATCACCGGCGTCCCCCTCGCCGACGGCGCGGCCGCCCTCCTGGGCAACGTCACCTTCGGCACCGCCACCTGGATCATGCTCGTCCTCCTGATTCTCGTCGCCGTGTACGCTACCGTGCGCATCGCCGTCGAGTTCCTCCTCATGCCCGTCATCCGCCAGGCCGTCGAAAAACACTACCCGCCCTTTCCCCCGCGCCCGCCCTACAGCCTCCTCTCTTCCGTCACCAACGTCGCCAAGACCGGCGCGCTCGCCGTCCTCCTCGGCCTCCCCTTCCTCCTCATACCCGTCGCCAACGTCGTCCTCCTCTTCGTCCTCTTCGGCTACCTCAACATCCGCACCCTCGTGAACGAAGCCCTCGACGGCCTCGCCACCCGCGACGAGCAACGCCTCCTCATCCGCCGCGCCCGCCTCCGTATGATCTTTCTGGGCACGCTCCTCGCCGCCGCCCCCGCCATCCCCATACTCGGCCTGATGACCCCCGCCTGGATCGGCGCCGCCACCTGCCACCTCTTCCTCCGCGAACTCGCCCGCCTCCGAGCGGGCAGCGCGCCGCCCGTAACGGCCACACTCAAATGA
- a CDS encoding DUF3857 domain-containing protein: MAAPAPYTPGHSRILKLAARSLALAALFLGAHPPLHAAKWEPIPAAELASDKPTIDPEAGAEILFRETVIMHNLVEEFERRHFVRAKIYSERGLQDFLKIDLPYDQKTKIRDIAVRTTKPDGQIIELEKKDIYDREIIKLGKERVKAKSFSPAGLQPGAIVEYAYTEITEGWSWYVPMYFQSNLPARLVRYKFQPVDLSGMYTTRETQLTARVLSFNCAPQPLKPDKNGFFVFELANVAAAREEPYQPPRLNSESSRIVCYSLQKQLPPTQYWAKQGKELHERMLKETKATKVVQTTLANIVTPTDTPDQKLRKLYDFTRTKLLNRASPLAGFTNAQRAKFKPNETATDTLNTGHGTAEDLNAAFVALARAAGLDARYAAAGDRAFLSFDANITEPFMTSDLIAAVQLEGQWQFFDPGVLYLPYAVPHWRNSDTGVLIAAPKDATLIAISVSAPAASPIKRKAFLTLDADGTLEGTVTLEYDGHHAHARKWDLHDKGTAELEEYVRDLIREHLKLAELSDIKVENASNPLAPLKISFRLRVPEYADRTGSRLFVQPALFQKNLPLLLTEKTRRTPLAFDFTYTTTDDIRITPPEGYELEQASAPPSFDLGALGSYAATLGVAKDTGALVFRRNFTRKAIAIPTQYYDAVRDALEAIHARDAHTVTFRRKPTADTPPTVSNTPAPAAPPAPASP, from the coding sequence ATGGCGGCTCCAGCTCCCTACACCCCCGGGCACTCCCGTATCCTGAAACTCGCTGCGCGCAGCCTCGCTCTCGCCGCCCTTTTTCTCGGCGCACATCCGCCCCTCCACGCCGCCAAATGGGAACCCATCCCCGCCGCCGAACTCGCCTCCGATAAACCCACCATCGACCCCGAGGCCGGCGCCGAAATCCTCTTCCGCGAAACCGTCATCATGCACAACTTGGTCGAGGAATTTGAGCGGAGGCATTTTGTGCGCGCCAAAATTTACTCAGAGAGAGGGCTCCAGGACTTCCTTAAAATCGACCTTCCCTACGATCAAAAAACCAAGATCCGCGACATCGCCGTCCGCACCACCAAACCGGATGGCCAGATAATCGAGCTGGAGAAAAAAGACATCTACGACCGCGAAATCATCAAGCTCGGCAAAGAGCGTGTGAAGGCAAAATCCTTCTCCCCGGCGGGCCTTCAGCCGGGCGCCATCGTCGAATATGCCTATACCGAAATCACCGAAGGGTGGAGCTGGTACGTACCGATGTACTTTCAAAGCAACCTGCCTGCGCGACTCGTACGGTATAAATTCCAGCCCGTGGATCTCAGCGGGATGTACACGACCAGAGAAACCCAACTCACCGCACGCGTCCTGTCATTCAACTGCGCACCGCAGCCGCTCAAACCGGATAAAAACGGATTCTTCGTCTTCGAATTAGCGAACGTTGCCGCTGCCAGGGAGGAGCCCTACCAACCGCCTCGCCTCAACTCCGAGTCATCCCGCATTGTTTGCTACAGTCTCCAAAAGCAGCTTCCCCCCACCCAGTATTGGGCAAAACAAGGCAAAGAACTCCACGAGCGCATGCTCAAGGAAACCAAAGCCACGAAAGTCGTCCAGACCACCCTCGCGAACATCGTCACCCCGACCGACACACCCGACCAAAAACTCCGCAAACTCTACGACTTTACCCGCACCAAACTCCTCAACCGCGCCAGCCCCCTCGCCGGCTTCACCAACGCACAGCGCGCGAAATTCAAACCCAACGAAACCGCCACCGACACCCTCAATACCGGCCACGGCACCGCCGAAGATCTCAACGCCGCCTTCGTCGCCCTCGCCCGCGCCGCCGGCCTCGACGCCCGCTACGCCGCCGCCGGGGACAGAGCGTTTCTCTCCTTTGACGCGAATATCACTGAGCCCTTCATGACCAGCGACCTCATCGCCGCCGTTCAGCTCGAAGGCCAGTGGCAGTTCTTCGACCCCGGCGTCCTCTACCTACCCTACGCCGTCCCCCACTGGCGCAACTCCGACACCGGCGTCCTCATCGCCGCCCCCAAAGACGCCACTCTCATCGCCATCTCTGTCTCCGCGCCCGCCGCCTCCCCGATCAAACGCAAAGCCTTCCTCACCCTCGACGCCGACGGCACCCTCGAAGGCACCGTCACCCTCGAATACGACGGCCACCACGCCCACGCCCGCAAATGGGATCTCCACGACAAAGGTACCGCCGAGCTCGAAGAGTACGTCCGCGATCTGATCCGCGAACACCTCAAGCTCGCCGAGCTCTCCGACATCAAAGTCGAAAACGCCTCCAACCCCCTCGCCCCGCTCAAAATCTCCTTCCGCCTCCGCGTCCCCGAATACGCCGACCGCACCGGCTCCCGCCTCTTCGTCCAACCCGCCCTCTTTCAAAAAAATCTTCCGCTCCTCCTAACCGAAAAAACCCGCCGCACCCCGCTCGCCTTCGACTTCACCTACACCACCACCGACGACATCCGCATCACCCCGCCCGAAGGCTACGAACTCGAACAAGCCAGCGCCCCGCCCTCCTTCGACCTCGGCGCCCTCGGCTCCTACGCCGCCACCCTCGGCGTCGCCAAAGACACCGGTGCCCTCGTCTTCCGCCGCAACTTCACCCGCAAAGCCATCGCCATCCCCACCCAGTACTACGACGCCGTCCGCGACGCCCTCGAAGCCATCCACGCCCGCGACGCCCACACCGTCACCTTCCGCCGTAAACCCACCGCCGACACTCCCCCCACCGTATCCAACACTCCGGCACCCGCCGCCCCACCTGCCCCCGCCAGCCCCTGA